A single window of Gadus morhua chromosome 22, gadMor3.0, whole genome shotgun sequence DNA harbors:
- the LOC115535241 gene encoding apolipoprotein A-IV, whose protein sequence is MKVFAVLALTLFSACNADLLWQDPAQTSVATVRDAFWDYVAKATTTAEESLQQIKQSALGQEVDTRISESSQAVTQYTLALQNQVAPMTQELLAKLSLEAEALKTRVDSELASAGVALQPYLAELKEELQKQMDTLQKEVLPFAQSMDAETLKATVQQRSQELKERLDQSLQGIQTQMGPLTEGLKQKVDQSVLDFQSKMEPITQDFQRQLAQKSQEIQQSLTPMAEELKAKLTVNTQDLQSQLAELWKSFSEKIQ, encoded by the exons atgaaggTCTTTGCAGTGCTAGCGCTGACCCTTTTCTCCG CGTGCAACGCTGACCTGCTGTGGCAGGACCCGGCCCAGACCAGCGTCGCCACAGTCAGGGATGCCTTCTGGGACTACGTCGCCAAGGCAACCACCACCGCGGAGGAGTCCCTCCAGCAGATCAAACAGTCCGCcctgggacaggaagtgga CACCAGGATCTCCGAGAGCTCCCAGGCCGTGACCCAGTACACCCTGGCCCTCCAGAACCAGGTGGCCCCCATGACCCAGGAGCTGCTGGCCAAGCTGTCCCTGGAGGCCGAGGCCCTGAAGACCCGCGTCGACTCTGAGCTGGCCTCCGCCGGTGTGGCGCTCCAGCCCTACTTGGccgagctgaaggaggagctccaGAAGCAGATGGACACCCTGCAGAAGGAGGTGCTGCCCTTCGCCCAGTCCATGGACGCCGAGACCCTGAAGGCCACCGTGCAGCAGAGGAGccaggagctgaaggagaggcTGGACCAGAGCCTCCAGGGCATCCAGACCCAGATGGGACCCCTGACCGAGGGCCTGAAGCAGAAGGTGGACCAGAGCGTGCTGGACTTCCAGAGCAAGATGGAGCCCATCACCCAGGACTTCCAGAGGCAGCTGGCCCAGAAGAGCCAGGAGATCCAGCAGAGCCTGACCCCCATGGCAGAGGAGCTGAAGGCCAAGCTGACCGTCAACACCCAGGACCTGCAGAGCCAGCTGGCCGAGCTCTGGAAGTCCTTCAGCGAGAAGATCCAGTAA
- the LOC115535852 gene encoding apolipoprotein A-IV-like, with product MKVFAVLALTLFSACNADLLWQDPAQTSVATVRDAFWDYVAKATTTAEESLQQIKQSALGQEVDTRISESSQAVTQYTLALQNQVAPMTQELLAKLSLEAEALKTRVDSELASAGVALQPYLAELKEELQKQMDTLQKEVLPFAQSMDAETLKATVQQRSQELKERLDQSLQGIQTQMGPLTEGLKQKVDQSVLDFQSKMEPITQDFQRQLAQKSQEIQQSLTPMAEELKAKLTVNTQDLQSQLAELWKSFSEKIQ from the exons atgaaggTCTTTGCAGTGCTAGCGCTGACCCTTTTCTCTG CGTGCAACGCTGACCTGCTGTGGCAGGACCCGGCCCAGACTAGCGTCGCCACAGTCAGGGATGCCTTCTGGGACTACGTCGCCAAGGCAACCACCACCGCGGAGGAGTCCCTCCAGCAGATCAAACAGTCCGCcctgggacaggaagtgga CACCAGGATCTCCGAGAGCTCCCAGGCCGTGACCCAGTACACCCTGGCCCTCCAGAACCAGGTGGCCCCCATGACCCAGGAGTTGCTGGCCAAGCTGTCCCTGGAGGCCGAGGCCCTGAAGACCCGCGTCGACTCTGAGCTGGCCTCCGCCGGCGTGGCGCTCCAGCCCTACTTGGccgagctgaaggaggagctccaGAAGCAGATGGACACCCTGCAGAAGGAGGTGCTGCCCTTCGCCCAGTCCATGGACGCCGAGACCCTGAAGGCCACCGTGCAGCAGAGGAGccaggagctgaaggagaggcTGGACCAGAGCCTCCAGGGCATCCAGACCCAGATGGGACCACTGACCGAGGGCCTGAAGCAGAAGGTGGACCAGAGCGTGCTGGACTTCCAGAGCAAGATGGAGCCCATCACCCAGGACTTCCAGAGGCAGCTGGCCCAGAAGAGCCAGGAGATCCAGCAGAGCCTGACCCCCATGGCAGAGGAGCTGAAGGCCAAGCTGACCGTCAACACCCAGGACCTGCAGAGCCAGCTGGCCGAGCTCTGGAAGTCCTTCAGCGAGAAGATCCAGTAA
- the LOC115535268 gene encoding apolipoprotein A-IV-like, with product MKVFAVLALTLFSACNADLLWQDPAQTSVATVRDAFWDYVAKATTTAEESLQQIKQSALGQEVDTRISESSQAVTQYTLALQNQVAPMTQELLAKLSLEAEALKTRVDSELASAGVALQPYLAELKEELQKQMDTLQKEVLPFAQSMDAETLKATVQQRSQELKERLDQSLQGIQTQMGPLTEGLKQKVDQSVLDFQSKMEPITQDFQRQLAQKSQEIQQSLTPMAEELKAKLTVNTQDLQSQLAELWKSFSEKIQ from the exons atgaaggTCTTTGCAGTGCTAGCGCTGACCCTTTTCTCCG CGTGCAACGCTGACCTGCTGTGGCAGGACCCGGCCCAGACCAGCGTCGCCACAGTCAGGGATGCCTTCTGGGACTACGTCGCCAAGGCAACCACCACCGCGGAGGAGTCCCTCCAGCAGATCAAACAGTCCGCcctgggacaggaagtgga CACCAGGATCTCCGAGAGCTCCCAGGCCGTGACCCAGTACACCCTGGCCCTCCAGAACCAGGTGGCCCCCATGACCCAGGAGCTGCTGGCCAAGCTGTCCCTGGAGGCCGAGGCCCTGAAGACCCGCGTCGACTCTGAGCTGGCCTCCGCCGGCGTGGCGCTCCAGCCCTACTTGGccgagctgaaggaggagctccaAAAGCAGATGGACACCCTGCAGAAGGAGGTGCTGCCCTTCGCCCAGTCCATGGACGCCGAGACCCTGAAGGCCACCGTGCAGCAGAGGAGccaggagctgaaggagaggcTGGATCAGAGCCTCCAGGGCATCCAGACCCAGATGGGACCCCTGACCGAGGGCCTGAAGCAGAAGGTGGACCAGAGCGTGCTGGACTTCCAGAGCAAGATGGAGCCCATCACCCAGGACTTCCAGAGGCAGCTGGCCCAGAAGAGTCAGGAGATCCAGCAGAGCCTGACCCCCATGGCAGAGGAGCTGAAGGCCAAGCTGACCGTCAACACCCAGGACCTGCAGAGCCAGCTGGCCGAGCTCTGGAAGTCCTTCAGCGAGAAGATCCAGTGA
- the LOC115535233 gene encoding apolipoprotein A-IV, translating into MKVFAVLALTLFSACNADLLWQDPAQTSVATVRDAFWDYVAKATTTAEESLQQIKQSALGQEVDTRISESSQAVTQYTLALQNQVAPMTQELLAKLSLEAEALKTRVDSELASAGVALQPYLAELKEELQKQMDTLQKEVLPFAQSMDAETLKATVQQRSQELKERLDQSLQGIQTQMGPLTEGLKQKVDQSVLDFQSKMEPITQDFQRQLAQKSQEIQQSLTPMAEELKAKLTVNTQDLQSQLAELWKSFSEKIQ; encoded by the exons atgaAGGTCTTTGCAGTGCTAGCGCTGACCCTTTTCTCCG CGTGCAACGCTGACCTGCTGTGGCAGGACCCGGCCCAGACCAGCGTCGCCACAGTCAGGGATGCCTTCTGGGACTACGTCGCCAAGGCAACCACCACCGCGGAGGAGTCCCTCCAGCAGATCAAACAGTCCGCcctgggacaggaagtgga CACCAGGATCTCCGAGAGCTCCCAGGCCGTGACCCAGTACACCCTGGCCCTCCAGAACCAGGTGGCCCCCATGACCCAGGAGCTGCTGGCCAAGCTGTCCCTGGAGGCCGAGGCCCTGAAGACCCGCGTCGACTCTGAGCTGGCCTCCGCCGGCGTGGCGCTCCAGCCCTACTTGGccgagctgaaggaggagctccaGAAGCAGATGGACACCCTGCAGAAGGAGGTGCTGCCCTTCGCCCAGTCCATGGACGCCGAGACCCTGAAGGCCACCGTGCAGCAGAGGAGccaggagctgaaggagaggcTGGACCAGAGCCTCCAGGGCATCCAGACCCAGATGGGACCCCTGACCGAGGGCCTGAAGCAGAAGGTGGACCAGAGCGTGCTGGACTTCCAGAGCAAGATGGAGCCCATCACCCAGGACTTCCAGAGGCAGCTGGCCCAGAAGAGCCAGGAGATCCAGCAGAGCCTGACCCCCATGGCAGAGGAGCTGAAGGCCAAGCTGACCGTCAACACCCAGGACCTGCAGAGCCAGCTGGCCGAGCTCTGGAAGTCCTTCAGCGAGAAGATCCAGTAA